From the Armatimonadota bacterium genome, one window contains:
- a CDS encoding lysophospholipid acyltransferase family protein: MAVPQPDTRDSGSNPPGGLHQAFKRAKRAVVNAFVRRALRWLTGKVRRMSPDEGYRLADRLARIVYRIYPTPRRTSVRQLRRAFGDRYSAREREEIAWKSFRNLFRTVIEFLRLPVMTREEILDLASESGAEYLKQAMSLGRGVIVMSAHYDNWELTAARMAADGYKVNAIIREANDAQVNAFVNEARERFGMHSIGRDDLRAAIQCLRRNEGLAILADQNIQKGGVWVEFFGHPATAAPGPAVLALRTGAPIVPVFIMRDEQNHHHIRFFPPLELVRTDDTERDIQENTALITRTIEEQVALHPEQWMWSHPRWRRAEQLGLTPRDHKATGKRPELPAD; encoded by the coding sequence ATGGCAGTTCCGCAGCCGGATACGCGCGATTCCGGTTCGAATCCTCCCGGCGGGCTTCATCAAGCGTTCAAGCGTGCGAAAAGGGCCGTCGTCAATGCCTTCGTGAGGCGCGCTCTCCGGTGGCTGACCGGCAAGGTGCGCCGGATGTCTCCGGACGAGGGTTACCGCCTGGCGGACCGCTTGGCACGCATAGTATACCGCATATACCCCACACCGCGCAGGACGTCGGTGCGCCAACTGCGACGCGCGTTCGGCGACCGCTACTCCGCGCGTGAGCGCGAGGAGATTGCGTGGAAATCCTTCCGAAACCTCTTCCGCACGGTGATAGAGTTCCTGCGGCTCCCCGTGATGACCAGGGAGGAGATCCTGGACCTTGCGAGTGAGTCCGGCGCGGAGTACCTGAAGCAGGCGATGTCGCTGGGCCGCGGCGTCATCGTCATGTCCGCCCACTACGACAACTGGGAACTCACTGCGGCAAGGATGGCCGCGGACGGATACAAGGTCAACGCGATAATCCGCGAGGCAAACGATGCCCAGGTAAACGCCTTCGTGAACGAAGCCCGCGAACGCTTCGGGATGCACTCGATCGGACGCGACGACCTCCGGGCGGCTATCCAGTGTCTCCGCCGAAACGAGGGGCTGGCCATTCTCGCCGACCAGAATATCCAGAAAGGCGGCGTCTGGGTCGAGTTCTTCGGGCACCCCGCGACCGCCGCTCCCGGACCTGCGGTACTCGCGCTGAGAACGGGCGCGCCGATCGTGCCGGTTTTTATCATGCGCGACGAGCAGAACCATCATCACATCAGGTTCTTCCCACCGCTGGAGTTGGTGCGCACCGACGACACGGAACGCGACATACAGGAGAACACCGCGCTGATCACTCGGACCATCGAAGAGCAGGTCGCCCTGCATCCCGAGCAATGGATGTGGAGCCATCCTCGCTGGAGGCGAGCCGAGCAACTCGGGCTCACGCCCAGGGATCACAAGGCTACAGGGAAGCGGCCTGAGTTGCCGGCGGACTGA
- a CDS encoding sigma-70 family RNA polymerase sigma factor — protein MDVRDTKQNTGEERFRVDDCWRAYIADCAEHYAASYDERQDLISDTVRALLEYGKPIEHPKTFIWTTVRRLAINHGCVGAGAREFSNTEDLIEADTSEDPMRLPETVILRDTLARFLKRLTPAETGCYELLKAGFEQRDLPGLMGVSRQAVSKLLTSMRAKYEDLEAEDSV, from the coding sequence ATGGATGTGCGAGATACCAAGCAGAATACGGGCGAAGAGCGGTTCCGCGTTGACGATTGCTGGCGGGCATACATCGCTGACTGCGCGGAGCACTACGCGGCCAGCTACGACGAGCGTCAGGACCTGATCTCGGATACCGTGCGCGCGCTGCTCGAGTACGGGAAGCCGATAGAACACCCCAAGACCTTCATCTGGACCACGGTGCGCAGGCTGGCGATAAACCACGGGTGCGTCGGCGCGGGCGCGAGGGAGTTCAGCAACACGGAAGACCTCATCGAGGCCGATACCTCCGAAGATCCGATGAGGCTGCCGGAGACCGTCATCCTGCGCGATACGCTCGCCCGATTCCTCAAGCGGCTCACGCCTGCCGAGACAGGCTGCTACGAACTTCTGAAGGCGGGATTCGAACAGCGCGACCTGCCCGGACTCATGGGTGTGTCGAGGCAGGCCGTCTCGAAACTGCTGACCTCGATGAGGGCCAAGTACGAGGATTTGGAGGCCGAGGACTCAGTTTAG
- a CDS encoding dihydrodipicolinate synthase family protein → MLPTQVRHSLRRGVVIPASPLALTAERKLDERRQRALCRYYIAAGSGGLAIGVHTTQFAIRDPGIGLFRPILELAAEEMSRADGGRCEPLVRVAGICGATEQAVAEAALVRDLGYHAGLLSLAAMKDSDTDGLISHCRAVAEVIPVVGFYLQPAVGGRVLPCSFWRRFFDIPNVAAVKIAPFNRYQTLDVIRALAESGRDEVSIYTGNDDNIVMDLLTSHRFIVGGRPIERRIVGGLLGHWSVWTAKAVELLDECRALVEKGGDVPAEMMRRAIEVTDCNAAFFDAANAFAGCIAGLHEVLRRQGLLEGIWCLDPRETLSPGQAAEIDRVYSAYPRLNDDAFVAEHLDEWLG, encoded by the coding sequence ATGCTGCCTACACAGGTTCGACACTCGCTCCGGCGCGGAGTCGTGATACCGGCGAGTCCGCTCGCGCTCACGGCCGAGCGAAAGCTCGACGAGCGCCGTCAGCGGGCGCTCTGCCGCTACTACATAGCGGCCGGATCGGGCGGCCTGGCGATCGGAGTGCACACCACCCAGTTTGCCATCCGCGATCCGGGGATCGGGCTCTTTCGGCCGATACTCGAACTCGCCGCCGAGGAGATGTCACGCGCGGACGGGGGCCGTTGCGAGCCGCTCGTCCGGGTTGCCGGCATCTGCGGAGCGACCGAGCAGGCGGTTGCCGAGGCCGCGCTCGTCCGCGACCTCGGATACCACGCGGGGCTTCTGAGCCTCGCCGCCATGAAGGACTCCGACACCGACGGCCTCATATCGCACTGCCGCGCCGTCGCCGAGGTCATCCCGGTCGTGGGGTTCTACCTCCAGCCGGCAGTCGGCGGCCGGGTGCTTCCCTGCTCGTTCTGGCGCCGGTTCTTCGACATCCCGAACGTCGCCGCAGTCAAGATCGCGCCGTTCAACCGCTACCAGACGCTCGACGTCATCCGTGCGCTGGCTGAATCGGGCCGTGACGAAGTCTCGATCTACACGGGCAACGACGACAACATCGTAATGGACCTCCTGACGTCGCACCGGTTCATCGTAGGCGGCAGGCCGATAGAGCGCCGGATCGTCGGTGGGCTTCTCGGCCATTGGTCGGTCTGGACGGCGAAGGCGGTCGAACTGCTGGACGAGTGCCGCGCGCTGGTCGAAAAGGGTGGGGACGTGCCCGCGGAGATGATGCGCCGAGCGATCGAGGTCACCGACTGCAATGCCGCGTTCTTCGACGCGGCGAACGCGTTCGCGGGGTGCATCGCCGGCCTGCACGAGGTCCTGCGGCGTCAGGGTCTCCTGGAGGGCATCTGGTGCCTCGACCCTCGAGAGACTCTCAGTCCCGGCCAGGCGGCGGAGATTGACCGCGTGTATTCGGCCTATCCGCGTCTCAACGACGATGCCTTCGTCGCCGAGCATCTCGATGAATGGCTCGGCTAG
- the topA gene encoding type I DNA topoisomerase, translating to MAKSLIIVESPAKTRTLKGFLGKDFQVEASMGHVRDLPARELAVDVDNGFEPKYATIPERKDVLKRLGDAASKADTVYLATDPDREGEAIAWHLEQALRLKGARRITFNEITRTAVQEALRHPHELDAHLVDAQQARRVLDRLVGYKLSPLLWSKVKKGLSAGRVQSVAVRLICDREREIEAFVPEEYWSLTARLTKQEEDKPFNAKLIEEKGQKIKVGNEEQAKSILADLEGASWVVADVKEREQKRNPAPPFITSTLQQEASRKLGFSNKKTMTVAQMLYEGIELGSEGHVGLITYMRTDSTRIAQEAVHEAREYILQTYGGEYLPDAPRAYRSRKSAQEAHEAIRPTSVARRPEDLESVLSKDQFRLYKLIWQRFLACQMESAVLNVVTVDISAGDYTFRATGSTVKFPGFTVLYTEGKDNGKDEEDENQLLPKLAKDELLRLLDLIPKQHFTEPPPRYTEATLVKALEEKGIGRPSTYASIISTIQDREYVILAERKFRPTDLGCSVNNLLVKHFPGIMDVTFTAGIEDKLDEIEEGNLRWPVLMSEFYGPFEQALIEAKANMESLKKAPVPTDEVCPNCGKPVVIREGKYGQFLSCSGFPKCKTVINKKLGDPCPVPGCGGVLVEESPGSANYTCDNSECTFATRGRAENGNGQPAEVTDQKCPKCGKPLVKRQGKYGEFLGCSAYPKCKTIINIRKEGEPDGPAIPCPVEGCSGRVVQKFSKRGPFYGCDRYPDCKYIHPGKPVDRKCPTCGGMLVEKEFRGKPQGVKCIAEGCDYKEAAPQAE from the coding sequence ATGGCCAAGTCACTGATCATAGTCGAGTCACCGGCTAAGACGCGCACCCTGAAAGGCTTCCTCGGGAAGGACTTCCAGGTCGAGGCGTCCATGGGTCACGTTCGAGACCTTCCCGCGCGGGAACTGGCAGTGGACGTGGACAACGGGTTCGAGCCGAAGTACGCGACCATCCCCGAACGGAAGGACGTCCTCAAGCGGCTCGGCGATGCCGCGTCGAAGGCCGACACCGTGTACCTCGCCACCGACCCCGATCGCGAGGGAGAGGCGATCGCCTGGCATCTCGAGCAGGCCCTCAGGCTCAAGGGCGCCAGGAGGATCACCTTCAATGAGATCACCCGGACCGCTGTCCAAGAGGCTCTTCGCCATCCGCACGAGTTGGACGCCCATCTTGTGGATGCCCAGCAGGCGCGGCGCGTCCTCGACAGACTGGTCGGCTACAAGCTCAGTCCTCTGCTCTGGAGCAAGGTCAAGAAGGGGCTCAGCGCCGGGCGAGTGCAGAGCGTCGCCGTTCGCCTGATCTGCGACCGCGAGCGTGAGATCGAGGCCTTCGTCCCTGAGGAGTACTGGTCGCTCACCGCCCGGCTTACCAAGCAGGAAGAAGATAAGCCATTCAACGCCAAGTTGATCGAGGAGAAGGGCCAGAAGATCAAGGTCGGGAACGAGGAGCAGGCGAAGAGCATCCTGGCCGACCTCGAAGGCGCAAGCTGGGTCGTTGCCGACGTCAAGGAACGCGAGCAGAAGCGCAACCCCGCGCCGCCGTTCATCACCAGCACCCTGCAGCAGGAGGCGTCGCGCAAGCTCGGGTTCTCGAACAAGAAGACCATGACCGTCGCCCAGATGCTCTACGAGGGCATCGAACTGGGCTCGGAGGGGCACGTCGGCCTGATCACGTACATGCGAACCGATTCGACCCGAATCGCGCAGGAAGCGGTCCACGAAGCCCGCGAATACATCCTCCAGACCTACGGCGGGGAATACCTCCCGGATGCGCCCAGAGCCTACAGGTCGCGAAAGTCGGCTCAGGAAGCTCACGAGGCGATCCGTCCCACATCGGTCGCCCGCCGGCCGGAGGACCTAGAGAGCGTTCTGAGCAAGGATCAGTTCCGCCTCTACAAGCTGATCTGGCAGAGGTTTCTCGCCTGCCAGATGGAGTCGGCGGTTCTCAACGTCGTCACCGTGGATATATCCGCGGGCGATTACACTTTCCGCGCGACCGGCTCGACCGTCAAGTTCCCCGGCTTCACGGTGCTCTATACCGAGGGCAAGGATAACGGCAAGGACGAAGAAGACGAGAACCAGCTTCTCCCCAAGCTCGCTAAGGATGAATTGCTCCGCCTGCTCGATCTGATCCCGAAGCAGCACTTTACCGAGCCGCCGCCGAGATACACTGAGGCCACTCTGGTCAAGGCGCTGGAGGAGAAGGGCATCGGCCGCCCAAGCACCTACGCCAGCATCATCTCGACGATCCAGGACCGCGAGTACGTTATACTCGCCGAACGTAAGTTCCGGCCGACCGACCTCGGATGCTCAGTGAACAACCTCCTGGTGAAGCACTTCCCCGGGATCATGGATGTTACGTTCACTGCCGGCATCGAGGACAAGCTCGACGAGATCGAGGAGGGCAACCTGCGGTGGCCTGTGCTCATGAGCGAGTTCTACGGCCCGTTCGAGCAAGCTCTGATCGAGGCGAAGGCGAACATGGAATCGCTCAAGAAGGCTCCGGTCCCTACCGACGAAGTCTGTCCGAACTGCGGCAAGCCCGTCGTGATCCGGGAGGGCAAGTACGGGCAGTTCTTGAGCTGCTCCGGCTTCCCGAAGTGTAAGACGGTCATCAACAAGAAGCTCGGCGACCCATGCCCCGTCCCCGGGTGCGGCGGCGTGTTGGTTGAGGAGTCGCCGGGCAGCGCCAACTACACGTGCGACAACTCCGAGTGTACCTTCGCCACCCGTGGTAGGGCCGAGAACGGCAACGGTCAGCCGGCGGAAGTCACCGACCAGAAGTGCCCGAAGTGCGGCAAGCCGCTCGTGAAGCGCCAGGGCAAGTACGGCGAGTTCCTCGGCTGCTCGGCCTACCCGAAGTGTAAGACGATCATCAACATCCGCAAGGAAGGCGAGCCCGACGGGCCGGCGATACCCTGTCCGGTGGAAGGATGCTCCGGGCGCGTCGTACAGAAGTTCTCGAAACGGGGCCCGTTCTATGGCTGCGACAGGTATCCCGACTGCAAGTATATCCATCCGGGGAAGCCTGTCGACCGCAAGTGCCCGACATGCGGCGGGATGCTCGTCGAGAAGGAGTTTCGCGGCAAACCCCAGGGAGTGAAGTGCATTGCCGAGGGCTGCGACTACAAGGAAGCGGCCCCGCAGGCCGAATGA
- a CDS encoding PEP-CTERM sorting domain-containing protein gives MFKTIHPAIIILLLAALVLPASAGTYQFVPSVSDLEDLPHEYYYSWGISWAVPAGEQITEAVLFISQINDWTTESNDHLYIHLLDNPQVGVKRWTDYEGGGDNWASHPLIANYTDTNSYAENLTYKFSDVGLINTLTDYANNNNVFGLGFDPDCHYYNCGIKLTINTEPKTPPIPEPSSLFALAIGATSVGGLALRRRNNS, from the coding sequence ATGTTCAAGACAATCCATCCGGCAATCATCATACTGCTGTTGGCGGCGCTCGTGCTTCCCGCGTCGGCGGGCACCTATCAGTTCGTTCCGAGCGTTTCCGACCTGGAGGATCTGCCTCACGAGTACTACTACTCATGGGGTATATCCTGGGCCGTCCCGGCCGGCGAGCAGATCACCGAAGCCGTGCTGTTCATCTCGCAGATCAACGACTGGACCACGGAGTCGAACGATCACCTGTACATCCACCTGCTCGACAACCCGCAGGTTGGAGTCAAGCGCTGGACGGACTATGAGGGCGGCGGAGACAACTGGGCGAGCCACCCGCTGATCGCCAACTACACGGATACCAACAGCTATGCGGAGAATCTTACCTACAAGTTCAGCGACGTTGGTCTGATAAACACCCTGACCGACTACGCGAACAATAACAACGTGTTCGGCCTGGGCTTCGACCCTGACTGCCACTACTACAACTGCGGCATCAAGCTCACCATCAACACCGAGCCCAAGACGCCTCCGATCCCTGAACCGTCGAGTCTCTTCGCCCTGGCGATTGGAGCGACGTCGGTCGGCGGACTTGCCCTTCGACGCAGGAACAACAGCTGA
- a CDS encoding NAD(P)-dependent oxidoreductase — MPEGKTIYDRQPIGGVDQLEEMLSAPTEGVVDTLRRIEGDILILGVGGKVGPTLARMAARASDAAGIERKVIGVDLFPNPEVQARVESFGVETVKCNLLDEEQFDNLPPAKNVIFMVGMKFGSTGQEALTWAMNAFLPGLVARKYADSRIVAFSTGNIYGLVPLTGGGSVEADAPNPVGDYATSALGRERMFEHFSRANGTPTAIIRLNYAVEMRYGVLVDVARQVWAGEPVDVTMGNANVIWQADAIAMTLQSLDLVSSPPFILNVAGPELVSIRKAAGQFGEIMGKPVTITGAEASEVLLNDGQLGHRLFGYPKIGLQQMIHWIANWVMSGGESLGKPTHFESRDGKF, encoded by the coding sequence ATGCCCGAGGGCAAGACGATCTACGACAGACAGCCAATCGGCGGCGTTGACCAACTCGAGGAGATGCTGAGCGCGCCGACCGAGGGGGTGGTGGACACCCTCCGCCGCATCGAGGGAGACATACTGATACTGGGCGTCGGCGGGAAGGTCGGCCCGACGCTCGCCCGCATGGCCGCGCGCGCATCCGACGCTGCGGGAATCGAGCGAAAGGTGATCGGAGTGGATCTCTTCCCGAACCCCGAGGTTCAGGCGCGCGTCGAGTCTTTCGGCGTCGAGACGGTGAAGTGCAACCTTTTGGATGAGGAGCAATTCGACAACCTCCCGCCCGCGAAGAACGTCATCTTCATGGTCGGCATGAAGTTCGGCTCTACCGGCCAGGAGGCCCTCACCTGGGCGATGAACGCATTCCTTCCCGGCCTCGTAGCTCGGAAGTACGCGGATAGCCGGATCGTGGCTTTCTCGACGGGGAACATCTACGGGCTCGTGCCGCTTACCGGCGGCGGCTCGGTTGAGGCCGATGCCCCAAATCCGGTCGGCGACTACGCGACCAGCGCCCTCGGCCGCGAGCGGATGTTCGAGCACTTCAGCCGCGCGAACGGCACCCCGACGGCCATCATCCGCCTCAACTACGCGGTCGAAATGCGCTATGGTGTGCTTGTGGATGTAGCCCGACAGGTATGGGCGGGAGAGCCCGTGGATGTGACGATGGGTAACGCCAACGTGATCTGGCAGGCCGATGCCATCGCCATGACCCTCCAGTCGCTCGATCTGGTGTCGTCCCCGCCGTTCATCCTGAATGTCGCCGGCCCGGAGCTTGTCAGCATCCGCAAGGCCGCAGGACAGTTCGGCGAGATCATGGGGAAGCCCGTCACCATCACCGGAGCCGAGGCATCGGAAGTCCTGCTCAACGACGGCCAACTGGGGCATCGGCTCTTCGGCTACCCGAAGATCGGCCTTCAGCAGATGATCCACTGGATCGCGAACTGGGTGATGAGCGGGGGCGAGAGCCTCGGGAAGCCGACTCACTTCGAGAGCCGCGACGGGAAGTTCTAG
- a CDS encoding Gfo/Idh/MocA family oxidoreductase, with protein sequence MSIKLAFVGFRHAHIFDLYSRANESPDFEIVSACEEDSETRKALAENGKAEITHDDYRRMLDDVACDAVAVGDYYGKRGSIMLEVLRRGRHVIADKPICTSLSELHRIASVSARKKLSVGCMLDMRDKGLMIRMRELVRDGAIGEVNGIVIGGQHPLLLGTRPGWYFEPGKHGGTINDIGIHAFDLVPWLTGRRFAEVVAARSWNAVPKDLPHFHDAGQFMLRMDNGCGVMGEVSYFMPDSMGYTLDLYWRITLFGTEGILETTINSEAIMLAKNGACEPEMVPPAEGDPGGYLRSFGEEVTAGRTEGVSTADALRAAEVALTVQSAGNSGRFPVAL encoded by the coding sequence ATGTCCATCAAGCTCGCATTCGTCGGATTTCGCCACGCCCACATCTTCGACCTTTACAGCCGCGCGAATGAGTCGCCCGACTTCGAGATCGTCTCCGCCTGCGAGGAGGACTCCGAGACCCGTAAGGCGCTGGCTGAGAACGGGAAGGCTGAGATCACGCACGACGACTACCGCCGGATGCTCGACGACGTCGCCTGCGACGCGGTCGCGGTCGGCGACTACTACGGCAAGCGGGGAAGCATCATGCTGGAGGTGTTGAGGCGGGGCAGGCACGTCATCGCCGACAAGCCGATCTGCACGAGTCTGTCCGAGCTTCACCGCATCGCCTCGGTCTCCGCGCGGAAGAAGCTCAGCGTCGGGTGCATGCTCGACATGCGTGACAAAGGGCTCATGATCCGCATGAGGGAACTCGTCCGCGATGGAGCGATCGGCGAGGTCAACGGGATCGTCATCGGCGGCCAGCACCCTCTGCTCCTCGGCACGCGGCCCGGATGGTACTTCGAGCCGGGGAAGCACGGCGGCACCATCAACGACATCGGCATCCACGCCTTCGACCTCGTTCCCTGGCTTACCGGCAGGCGGTTCGCGGAGGTCGTGGCCGCCAGGAGTTGGAACGCCGTACCGAAGGACTTGCCGCACTTCCACGATGCGGGGCAGTTCATGCTGCGGATGGACAACGGCTGCGGGGTGATGGGCGAGGTCTCGTACTTCATGCCGGACTCGATGGGCTACACGCTCGATCTCTACTGGCGGATCACGCTGTTCGGCACGGAGGGCATTCTGGAGACGACCATCAACTCCGAAGCGATCATGCTTGCGAAGAACGGGGCATGCGAGCCGGAGATGGTTCCGCCCGCCGAAGGCGATCCCGGCGGGTACCTGCGGTCGTTCGGCGAAGAGGTAACTGCGGGTCGGACCGAGGGCGTCTCGACGGCCGACGCGCTCCGTGCGGCCGAGGTCGCGCTGACTGTTCAGTCCGCCGGCAACTCAGGCCGCTTCCCTGTAGCCTTGTGA
- a CDS encoding DUF2752 domain-containing protein, whose translation MRRFTIIVSLPLLIAAARFVPLDRLPSTCVFYRVTGYPCPTCGMTRSLAALAHLDFGRALSFNPIAVILAAFFALLWSAAVHEILTRRRTRLLDWIRPRVPTLVLSCIGLTILYGVLRIVLG comes from the coding sequence ATGCGCAGATTCACGATCATAGTGTCACTCCCGCTCCTCATCGCGGCGGCGAGGTTCGTTCCACTCGACCGTCTGCCGTCCACATGCGTCTTCTACCGCGTGACGGGCTACCCATGCCCGACCTGCGGCATGACGCGTTCGCTCGCGGCCCTCGCGCATCTCGACTTCGGCCGGGCGCTGTCCTTCAATCCCATCGCGGTCATCCTGGCGGCCTTCTTCGCACTGCTCTGGTCGGCCGCTGTCCATGAGATTCTGACCCGGAGGCGGACCAGGCTTCTCGACTGGATCAGGCCGCGCGTGCCGACCCTGGTTCTATCGTGCATCGGCCTGACTATCCTGTACGGCGTGTTGAGGATTGTCCTCGGATGA
- a CDS encoding sigma-70 family RNA polymerase sigma factor, translating into MLDRRSTRLYVSPRPQRSNHSDPAIELFRLASACSREFAANYNDQQDLASDALLAALRYRGDIRFPRQFIRRTIRNLCIDRSRSIGARELIGCESEASLGDLRAESSDQPCDVCEYVALRQTIERMEAMLSPAERRCYELMRGGYEQRDLPAMLGVSRQAVSRMVASIRRKYLVIEDVTGERAV; encoded by the coding sequence ATGTTGGATCGCAGATCAACACGGCTATACGTATCACCCAGACCTCAGCGGTCCAATCATTCAGACCCCGCAATCGAGCTGTTCAGACTGGCATCCGCCTGTTCCCGGGAGTTCGCGGCGAACTACAACGATCAGCAGGACCTGGCGTCCGACGCCCTGCTCGCCGCCCTCCGCTACAGAGGCGACATCCGGTTTCCCAGGCAGTTCATCCGGCGGACCATCCGCAACCTCTGCATAGACCGCTCCCGTTCGATCGGCGCCCGAGAACTCATCGGCTGTGAATCGGAGGCTTCATTGGGAGACCTCCGCGCTGAATCATCCGATCAGCCCTGCGACGTGTGCGAGTATGTCGCCCTGCGCCAGACCATCGAGCGCATGGAAGCGATGCTCAGCCCGGCCGAGCGAAGATGCTACGAGCTGATGCGTGGGGGCTACGAACAGCGCGATCTGCCCGCGATGCTGGGAGTGTCCAGGCAGGCTGTCTCCAGAATGGTGGCGTCCATTCGCCGCAAGTACCTGGTCATCGAAGACGTGACCGGAGAGCGCGCGGTCTAG
- a CDS encoding PEP-CTERM sorting domain-containing protein (PEP-CTERM proteins occur, often in large numbers, in the proteomes of bacteria that also encode an exosortase, a predicted intramembrane cysteine proteinase. The presence of a PEP-CTERM domain at a protein's C-terminus predicts cleavage within the sorting domain, followed by covalent anchoring to some some component of the (usually Gram-negative) cell surface. Many PEP-CTERM proteins exhibit an unusual sequence composition that includes large numbers of potential glycosylation sites. Expression of one such protein has been shown restore the ability of a bacterium to form floc, a type of biofilm.), whose amino-acid sequence MIRITHFTIAVLLLAVLAMPVHAQSWDSAQTTGITFVDSVLDPMTNTFTWTLTNNGGQADLPCVLIWSLEPFNVPAPTAWTAPAGWEWDGSGWQSYEISQPSKKYFTPPAIAPGQSATFTYTFNPSAPKINPFGAGYTGYPDAIGFLCHVGQVVPGSGSLDGSVRWVAQDNPMYGQTWFDKSGATFDPPYPPIPEPSALIVLCTGFISLAGLARRRA is encoded by the coding sequence ATGATTAGAATCACTCACTTCACCATCGCTGTCCTGTTGCTCGCAGTGCTGGCAATGCCGGTTCATGCACAGTCCTGGGACTCCGCCCAGACGACGGGCATCACCTTCGTGGACTCCGTCCTTGACCCGATGACCAACACGTTCACCTGGACGCTCACCAACAACGGCGGTCAGGCCGATCTGCCGTGCGTGTTGATCTGGTCGCTCGAGCCGTTCAACGTGCCCGCGCCGACCGCCTGGACCGCACCCGCGGGTTGGGAATGGGATGGAAGCGGCTGGCAGTCTTACGAGATCTCGCAGCCGAGCAAGAAGTACTTCACGCCGCCGGCTATCGCTCCGGGGCAGAGCGCGACGTTCACCTACACGTTCAACCCGTCCGCGCCGAAGATCAACCCGTTCGGCGCCGGCTACACCGGCTATCCCGATGCCATCGGCTTCCTCTGCCACGTCGGGCAGGTCGTACCGGGCAGCGGCAGTCTTGACGGTTCGGTCAGGTGGGTAGCGCAGGACAACCCGATGTACGGGCAGACCTGGTTCGACAAGAGCGGTGCGACATTCGATCCGCCTTATCCGCCCATCCCTGAGCCTTCCGCTCTGATAGTGCTCTGCACGGGGTTCATCTCCCTTGCGGGCCTGGCCCGAAGGAGAGCCTGA